A region from the Pseudomonas sp. P8_229 genome encodes:
- a CDS encoding MBL fold metallo-hydrolase translates to MTAPSPALALIRETFPVGPLQCNCTIIGDPISKKAIVVDPGGNPDLIMARLDAHGLKVVSIIHTHAHLDHFLASGQMKEKTGATLHLHKEDQFLWDNLEMQCQMFGVPYTPVPSPDRWLSDDEELACGCGVALHTPGHTPGSMSFWFSEAKLLIAGDTLFRRGVGRTDLWGGDQATIVRSIKQRLYTLDEDATVITGHGPDTRLGDEMRENPFVRA, encoded by the coding sequence ATGACTGCTCCCAGCCCTGCGCTCGCGCTCATTCGCGAGACCTTCCCCGTCGGCCCGCTCCAGTGCAACTGCACGATCATCGGCGACCCGATCAGCAAAAAAGCCATCGTCGTCGACCCGGGCGGCAATCCCGACCTGATCATGGCGCGCCTCGATGCCCACGGCCTGAAAGTCGTCAGTATCATCCACACCCATGCGCATCTTGATCACTTTCTCGCCTCCGGGCAGATGAAAGAAAAAACCGGCGCGACCCTGCATCTGCACAAAGAGGATCAATTCCTGTGGGACAACCTCGAGATGCAATGCCAGATGTTCGGCGTGCCTTACACCCCGGTGCCGTCGCCGGATCGCTGGTTGAGCGACGATGAAGAACTGGCCTGCGGCTGCGGTGTGGCGCTGCATACGCCGGGACATACACCCGGTTCCATGAGTTTTTGGTTTTCCGAGGCTAAGCTGTTGATTGCCGGCGACACGCTGTTTCGTCGCGGCGTAGGACGCACGGATTTGTGGGGCGGCGATCAGGCGACCATCGTGCGATCGATCAAGCAGCGGCTGTACACCCTGGACGAAGACGCAACAGTGATCACCGGGCATGGCCCGGACACGCGTCTTGGGGATGAAATGCGCGAAAACCCGTTCGTGCGCGCCTAA
- a CDS encoding matrixin family metalloprotease — MPTPITFSFAFPASLTGSAVVDSLIAGKYWLGSTWPLGGTTSLSYSFMAPGTSYFATNYSPKNEYNALYELTSAQKTAITSALGAWSAVANLTFTLTSDNINNVGDLRFGGYRLMDNKTAAWAYFPDNLPAAGDVWVGTETSDPNPGKGTYDYMTFVHEIGHALGLKHPFDTSATNKTLLDPSLDDVHFTVMSYNSNYSYQPTTPMVLDIIAMQSLYGANMLWQTGDNSYKWDANQSVFETIWDAGGNDTIDGSNQLTFVDINLNEGTYSTIGKAFTDLNNNTQINDGLAIAFGAKIENAIGSVFNDTLTGNALNNVLNGIEGADTMDGGAGNDTYYVDNIGDVVIERGTSASEIDLVNAAISYTLGANVENLTLLYGGNINATGNELNNTLTGNSGDNILDGGAGIDRMIGGAGNDTYIVDNSGDVIVETSTLASEIDTVRSSINWVLGANLENLTLTGTGNIAGYGNALDNVIIGNDGNNELSGQGGLDTLIGGKGDDAYLVDQIGELALVKELANEGTDTLYVTYAATAQTNTVDLSTSNLQNFENVTLLGAGQFNIIGNDLNNTLLGNADANTLNGGAGDDLLDGRAGADTLIGGTGNDTYIVDNSSDVIVETSTLANEIDTVRSSVNWVLGANLENLTLTGTGNLAGYGNALDNVIIGNDGNNELSGQGGLDTLIGGKGNDAYLVDQIGELALVKELANEGTDTIYITYTSTAQTNTVDLSTSNLLNFENVTLLGAGQFNVIGNASNNTLTGNSGDNILDGGAGIDRMIGGAGNDTYIVDNSGDVIVETSTLASEIDTVRSSINWVLGANLENLTLTGTGNIAGYGNALDNVIIGNDGNNELSGQGGLDTLIGGKGDDAYLVDQIGELALVKELANEGTDTLYVTYAATAQTNTVDLSTSNLQNFENVTLLGAGQFNIIGNDLNNTLLGNADANTLNGGAGADTMKGGAGNDTYYVDNAGDVIVETSASLDEIDTVMSTLSYFLGTNLENLTLLGTANINGTGNERNNVITGNSGDNILDGGTGIDRMIGGTGNDTYIVDNSGDVIVETSTLANEIDTVRSSVNWVLGANLENLTLTGTGNLAGYGNALDNVIIGNDGNNELSGQGGLDTLIGGKGNDAYLVDQIGELALVKELANEGTDTIYITYTSTAQTNTVDLSTSNLLNFENVTLLGAGQFNVIGNASNNTLTGNSGDNVLDGGAGIDRMIGGAGNDTYIVDNSGDVIVETSTLASEIDTVRSSINWVLGANLENLTLTGTGNIAGYGNALDNVIIGNDGNNELSGQGGLDTLIGGKGDDAYLVDQIGELALVKELANEGTDTLYVTYAATAQTNTVDLSTSNLQNFENVTLLGAGQFNIIGNDLNNTLLGNADANTLNGGAGDDLLDGRAGADTLIGGTGNDTYIVDNSSDVIVETSTLANEIDTVRSSVNWVLGANLENLTLTGTGNLAGYGNALDNVIIGNDGNNELSGQGGLDTLIGGKGNDAYLVDQIGELALVKELANEGTDTIYITYTSTAQTNTVDLSTSNLLNFENVTLLGAGQFNLIGNASNNTLIGNSSNNTLDGGLGTDTFTGGAGADIFRFSALNDMGKDSSRDVITDFNSLQGDKIDLKLIDANLLQNGLNGFTFIGSNEFSGAGQLRFVDHVLSGNVSGNSGADFEIQLVGVNSFSANDLLA; from the coding sequence ATGCCTACGCCTATTACGTTCTCCTTCGCGTTCCCCGCCTCACTGACTGGCAGTGCTGTCGTCGACAGCCTGATTGCCGGTAAATACTGGCTGGGCTCCACTTGGCCATTGGGTGGGACGACCAGTCTGAGCTATAGCTTCATGGCTCCAGGAACCTCGTATTTCGCCACTAACTACAGTCCGAAAAACGAATATAACGCGCTGTATGAACTGACGTCCGCGCAAAAAACTGCGATCACCAGTGCACTGGGTGCATGGAGTGCCGTCGCCAACCTGACGTTCACGCTGACCAGCGACAACATCAACAATGTTGGCGACTTGCGTTTTGGTGGCTATCGGTTGATGGACAACAAAACCGCAGCATGGGCTTACTTTCCTGACAACCTTCCTGCCGCCGGTGACGTCTGGGTCGGCACAGAAACCAGCGACCCGAATCCAGGCAAGGGCACTTACGATTACATGACGTTCGTGCATGAAATTGGCCATGCGTTAGGCCTCAAGCACCCCTTCGATACCAGCGCCACCAACAAGACGCTGCTGGACCCATCACTGGACGACGTTCATTTCACAGTGATGAGCTACAACAGCAACTATTCCTATCAGCCGACAACACCAATGGTGCTGGACATCATTGCGATGCAGAGTCTGTATGGTGCAAACATGCTCTGGCAAACCGGCGACAACTCCTACAAGTGGGATGCCAACCAGTCGGTTTTTGAAACAATCTGGGACGCAGGTGGTAACGACACCATTGATGGCAGCAATCAACTGACATTTGTCGATATCAACCTCAATGAAGGCACCTACAGCACGATCGGCAAAGCATTCACCGATTTGAACAACAACACCCAGATCAATGACGGCCTAGCGATTGCTTTTGGCGCCAAGATCGAAAACGCCATTGGCTCGGTATTCAACGACACGCTGACAGGCAACGCGCTGAACAATGTTCTCAATGGTATTGAGGGCGCCGACACCATGGACGGCGGCGCCGGGAATGACACTTATTACGTCGACAACATCGGTGACGTGGTTATCGAGCGCGGTACCTCGGCGTCGGAAATAGACCTCGTCAACGCCGCCATCAGCTACACCCTGGGCGCAAATGTGGAGAACCTCACGCTTCTCTACGGTGGCAATATCAACGCCACAGGCAATGAGCTGAACAACACGCTCACCGGCAACAGCGGCGACAATATCCTCGACGGTGGTGCCGGTATCGACCGCATGATCGGCGGAGCCGGCAACGACACCTACATCGTCGACAACTCGGGCGACGTGATCGTCGAAACCAGCACCCTCGCCAGCGAAATCGACACCGTGCGTTCTTCGATCAACTGGGTACTGGGCGCCAACCTGGAAAACCTCACGCTGACCGGCACCGGCAATATCGCCGGTTATGGCAACGCCCTGGACAACGTGATCATCGGCAACGATGGCAACAACGAACTCAGCGGCCAGGGGGGGCTCGACACCCTGATCGGCGGTAAGGGCGACGACGCCTACCTGGTCGATCAAATCGGTGAGCTGGCGCTGGTCAAGGAACTGGCCAACGAGGGTACCGACACCCTTTATGTCACCTACGCTGCCACGGCGCAGACCAACACCGTCGACCTGAGCACCAGCAACCTGCAGAACTTCGAGAACGTCACCCTGCTCGGCGCCGGCCAGTTCAATATCATCGGCAACGACCTGAACAACACCCTGCTGGGCAACGCCGACGCCAACACCCTCAACGGTGGTGCCGGCGACGACTTGCTTGATGGTCGTGCAGGCGCCGACACCCTGATCGGTGGCACCGGCAACGACACCTACATCGTCGACAACTCGAGTGACGTGATCGTCGAAACCAGTACCCTCGCCAACGAAATCGACACCGTGCGCTCCTCGGTCAACTGGGTGCTGGGCGCCAATCTGGAAAACCTCACGCTGACCGGCACCGGCAACCTCGCCGGTTACGGCAACGCCCTCGATAACGTGATCATCGGCAACGATGGCAACAACGAACTCAGCGGCCAGGGGGGGCTCGACACCCTGATCGGCGGCAAGGGCAACGACGCCTACCTGGTCGATCAAATCGGTGAGCTGGCGCTGGTCAAGGAATTGGCCAACGAGGGCACCGACACCATTTACATCACCTACACTTCCACGGCGCAGACCAACACGGTCGACCTGAGCACCAGCAACCTGCTGAACTTCGAGAACGTCACCCTGCTCGGCGCCGGTCAGTTCAACGTAATCGGCAACGCCTCCAACAACACCCTTACCGGCAACAGCGGCGACAATATCCTCGACGGTGGTGCCGGTATCGACCGCATGATCGGCGGAGCCGGCAACGACACCTACATCGTCGACAACTCGGGCGACGTGATCGTCGAAACCAGCACCCTCGCCAGCGAAATCGACACCGTGCGTTCTTCGATCAACTGGGTACTGGGCGCCAACCTGGAAAACCTCACGCTGACCGGCACCGGCAATATCGCCGGTTATGGCAACGCCCTGGACAACGTGATCATCGGCAACGATGGCAACAACGAACTCAGCGGCCAGGGGGGGCTCGACACCCTGATCGGCGGTAAGGGCGACGACGCCTACCTGGTCGATCAAATCGGTGAGCTGGCGCTGGTCAAGGAACTGGCCAACGAGGGTACCGACACCCTTTATGTCACCTACGCTGCCACGGCGCAGACCAACACCGTCGACCTGAGCACCAGCAACCTGCAGAACTTCGAGAACGTCACCCTGCTCGGCGCCGGCCAGTTCAATATCATCGGCAACGACCTGAACAACACCCTGCTGGGCAACGCCGACGCCAACACCCTCAACGGTGGTGCCGGCGCCGACACCATGAAAGGTGGCGCGGGCAACGATACCTACTACGTCGACAATGCTGGCGACGTGATTGTTGAAACCAGTGCCTCGCTTGACGAAATAGACACTGTGATGTCGACATTGAGCTATTTCCTGGGCACCAACCTGGAAAATCTCACACTGCTGGGTACCGCAAACATCAACGGCACAGGCAATGAGCGAAACAATGTCATCACCGGCAACAGCGGTGACAATATCCTCGACGGCGGCACCGGTATCGACCGCATGATCGGTGGCACCGGCAACGACACCTATATCGTCGACAACTCGGGCGACGTGATCGTCGAAACCAGCACCCTCGCCAACGAAATCGACACCGTGCGCTCCTCGGTCAACTGGGTGCTGGGCGCCAATCTGGAAAACCTCACGCTGACCGGCACCGGCAACCTCGCCGGTTACGGCAACGCCCTCGATAACGTGATCATCGGCAACGATGGCAACAACGAACTCAGCGGCCAGGGGGGGCTCGACACCCTGATCGGCGGCAAGGGCAACGACGCCTACCTGGTCGATCAAATCGGTGAGCTGGCGCTGGTCAAGGAATTGGCCAACGAGGGCACCGACACCATTTACATCACCTACACTTCCACGGCGCAGACCAACACGGTCGACCTGAGCACCAGCAACCTGCTGAACTTCGAGAACGTCACCCTGCTCGGCGCCGGTCAGTTCAACGTAATCGGCAACGCCTCCAACAACACCCTTACCGGCAACAGCGGCGACAATGTCCTCGACGGTGGTGCCGGTATCGACCGCATGATCGGCGGAGCCGGCAACGACACCTACATCGTCGACAACTCGGGCGACGTGATCGTCGAAACCAGCACCCTCGCCAGCGAAATCGACACCGTGCGTTCTTCGATCAACTGGGTACTGGGCGCCAACCTGGAAAACCTCACGCTGACCGGCACCGGCAATATCGCCGGTTATGGCAACGCCCTGGACAACGTGATCATCGGTAACGATGGCAACAACGAACTCAGCGGCCAGGGGGGGCTCGACACCCTGATCGGCGGTAAGGGCGACGACGCCTACCTGGTCGATCAAATCGGTGAGCTGGCGCTGGTCAAGGAACTGGCCAACGAGGGTACCGACACCCTTTATGTCACCTACGCTGCCACGGCGCAGACCAACACCGTCGACCTGAGCACCAGCAACCTGCAGAACTTCGAGAACGTCACCCTGCTCGGCGCCGGCCAGTTCAATATCATCGGCAACGACCTGAACAACACCCTGCTGGGCAACGCCGACGCCAACACCCTCAACGGTGGTGCCGGCGACGACTTGCTTGATGGTCGTGCAGGCGCCGACACCCTGATCGGTGGCACCGGCAACGACACCTACATCGTCGACAACTCGAGTGACGTGATCGTCGAAACCAGTACCCTCGCCAACGAAATCGACACCGTGCGCTCCTCGGTCAACTGGGTGCTGGGCGCCAATCTGGAAAACCTCACGCTGACCGGCACCGGCAACCTCGCCGGTTACGGCAACGCCCTCGATAACGTGATCATCGGCAACGATGGCAACAACGAACTCAGCGGCCAGGGGGGGCTCGACACCCTGATCGGCGGCAAGGGCAACGACGCCTACCTGGTCGATCAAATCGGTGAGCTGGCGCTGGTCAAGGAATTGGCCAACGAGGGCACCGACACCATTTACATCACCTACACTTCCACGGCGCAGACCAACACGGTCGACCTGAGCACCAGCAACCTGCTGAACTTCGAGAACGTCACCCTGCTCGGCGCCGGTCAGTTCAATCTCATTGGCAATGCGTCCAACAACACACTGATTGGCAACAGCAGCAACAACACTCTGGATGGCGGTCTCGGTACGGACACTTTTACGGGCGGAGCAGGCGCGGACATTTTCAGGTTCAGCGCCCTCAATGATATGGGCAAAGATTCCAGCCGCGATGTCATTACCGACTTCAACAGCCTGCAAGGCGACAAAATCGACTTGAAACTCATCGACGCGAACTTGCTTCAGAATGGTCTCAATGGTTTTACATTCATTGGTTCGAATGAGTTTTCGGGAGCCGGGCAGTTGCGCTTCGTTGATCACGTTCTGTCAGGGAATGTCAGCGGCAACAGCGGGGCCGATTTTGAAATTCAACTGGTTGGCGTCAACAGCTTCAGCGCCAATGATTTGTTGGCCTGA
- a CDS encoding LuxR C-terminal-related transcriptional regulator yields the protein MTDLSPLPDPASAAVATLDGRFFRPPLPDGYVLRPRLCERLSAGLGGRLLLVCAPAGFGKSSLAVEFCQSLPAHWQSLWLGLSPRDNDPGRFLERLLEGLQDYFPDLGSRALGLLKMRQRHQPFAFEEWLDGLLDELALQLQPTAPLLLVLDDYHLAQGPVLDRCLQFFLNHLPDGLLVMVTSRQRPDWHLARLRLSRQLLELHEQDLRLTHDEALALLDRHSTSLRGEALENLIQRSEGWVAGLRFWLLAASEAGNETALPQALNGGEGLIRDYLLEEVIDCLPVEVQAFLYDTAPQERFCSELCDAVREAHDSGEILRFLLAHQVFLVPLDEHGHWYRYHHLFSDLLRSRPIARAIVPAATLHLRACRWFNAQGLLDEAVEQALRAGHLDVAANLVQNLSEEQLLAEQNVGMLLRWKMDLPDSLLISTPRLIVLYSWALGLACQLDAAEELASHLSRFLPAPSASAQKSMLAQWLALSGIIARGRGHRELTQRYCSEALESLPVKRYGQRLMCLSTLSNLAIADGDLWRARGLNRESLELAQRVGNPLFEALAHYDRARVLQARGEILRALDEVHQGLERLRGLSPQRLYAVRARLTLYEGFLLSMRLQPQQARTRLLSGVAEARACRDISVLIGHCVIARLDGSSGEFAKAFAELAEAERLMHIWDVPPIYYLAMITLVKCELWLMQGRTDLAEAWLARLGQTYTGERAAAPPEFHPQLPLHVELQQALLDVIQGQPMLAEGRLNVLLENGQQTGRQLLCVMALAQKVALLLGTGREPEARKALSQALEAAAGGVMQPFDALIREHPDWLRSQLHASPALAGQPLLAHFPLVATRPVVESTAAEQLSSRELAVLRLIAQGCSNQEISEQLFISLHTVKTHASHINSKLGVERRTQAVARAKALGVLS from the coding sequence ATGACTGATCTGTCCCCGCTTCCGGATCCTGCAAGCGCTGCCGTCGCGACACTGGACGGGCGTTTTTTTCGCCCGCCACTGCCCGACGGTTACGTTTTGCGACCGCGTCTGTGTGAACGCCTGAGCGCCGGGCTCGGTGGACGTCTGTTGCTGGTCTGCGCGCCTGCAGGGTTCGGCAAGAGTTCGCTGGCGGTGGAATTTTGTCAGAGCCTGCCGGCGCACTGGCAAAGCCTGTGGCTGGGATTGAGCCCACGGGATAACGATCCGGGGCGCTTTCTCGAGCGGTTGCTGGAAGGGCTGCAGGATTACTTTCCGGATCTGGGCAGTCGCGCGCTTGGCCTGCTGAAAATGCGCCAGCGCCATCAGCCCTTTGCCTTCGAAGAGTGGCTCGACGGCTTGCTCGATGAGTTGGCCCTGCAACTGCAACCGACGGCGCCGCTGTTGCTGGTGCTCGACGATTACCATCTCGCCCAAGGCCCGGTACTCGACCGTTGCCTGCAGTTCTTCCTCAATCATCTGCCCGATGGCTTGCTGGTCATGGTCACCAGTCGTCAGCGCCCGGATTGGCATCTGGCGCGTCTGCGCCTGTCGCGGCAACTGCTGGAACTGCACGAGCAGGATCTGCGACTGACCCATGACGAAGCCCTGGCCCTGCTTGATCGGCATAGCACGTCGCTGCGGGGTGAGGCTCTGGAAAACCTCATTCAGCGCAGCGAAGGTTGGGTGGCCGGGCTGCGGTTCTGGTTGCTGGCGGCATCCGAAGCCGGCAACGAGACCGCATTGCCGCAAGCGCTGAACGGCGGGGAAGGGCTGATTCGCGACTACCTGCTCGAAGAAGTCATCGATTGCCTGCCTGTCGAGGTGCAAGCGTTTCTCTACGACACCGCCCCTCAGGAGCGCTTTTGCAGCGAACTGTGCGACGCGGTACGTGAAGCCCACGACAGCGGCGAAATCCTGCGGTTTCTGTTGGCTCATCAAGTGTTTCTGGTGCCGCTGGACGAGCACGGGCACTGGTATCGCTATCACCATCTGTTTTCCGATCTGCTGCGCAGCCGGCCCATCGCTCGCGCGATAGTGCCGGCCGCCACGCTGCACTTGCGTGCCTGCCGCTGGTTCAATGCGCAGGGCCTGCTCGATGAGGCGGTCGAACAGGCGTTACGTGCCGGCCATCTGGATGTGGCGGCGAATCTGGTGCAGAACCTGTCCGAGGAACAGCTGCTCGCCGAGCAGAACGTCGGCATGTTGTTGCGCTGGAAGATGGACTTGCCCGACAGTCTGCTGATCAGTACGCCGCGCTTGATCGTGCTCTATAGCTGGGCGTTGGGGCTGGCCTGTCAGCTGGATGCCGCTGAAGAGCTGGCCAGTCATTTGAGTCGTTTCCTGCCGGCGCCTTCGGCCTCTGCGCAGAAGTCGATGCTTGCACAATGGCTGGCGCTCAGCGGGATCATCGCCCGTGGGCGTGGTCATCGTGAATTGACTCAACGCTATTGCAGCGAAGCGCTGGAAAGCCTGCCGGTGAAACGTTACGGGCAACGCCTGATGTGCTTGTCGACCCTGTCCAATCTGGCAATCGCCGACGGCGACCTGTGGCGCGCCCGGGGTTTGAACCGTGAGTCCCTCGAGCTGGCGCAGCGGGTTGGCAATCCGTTGTTCGAAGCCTTGGCGCATTATGACCGGGCGCGGGTGTTGCAGGCTCGTGGCGAGATACTGCGTGCGCTGGATGAAGTGCATCAGGGCCTGGAACGGTTGCGTGGACTGTCCCCGCAACGTCTGTATGCGGTGCGTGCGCGGCTGACGCTGTACGAAGGTTTTCTGTTGTCCATGCGCCTGCAACCCCAGCAGGCCCGGACTCGATTGCTGAGCGGTGTGGCCGAAGCGCGGGCCTGTCGTGATATCAGCGTGTTGATCGGCCACTGCGTGATCGCTCGTCTGGACGGCAGCTCAGGCGAGTTTGCCAAGGCCTTTGCCGAACTCGCCGAAGCCGAGCGCCTGATGCATATCTGGGATGTGCCACCGATCTACTATCTGGCGATGATCACCCTGGTCAAATGCGAACTGTGGCTGATGCAGGGCCGTACCGATCTGGCCGAGGCCTGGCTGGCGCGTCTTGGTCAGACCTATACCGGCGAGCGTGCAGCGGCGCCACCGGAATTTCATCCTCAGTTGCCATTGCATGTCGAACTGCAGCAAGCGCTGCTCGATGTGATTCAAGGGCAGCCGATGCTCGCCGAAGGGCGGTTGAATGTGCTGTTGGAAAACGGTCAACAAACCGGTCGACAGTTGCTGTGTGTAATGGCGCTGGCGCAAAAGGTCGCCTTGTTGCTGGGCACAGGCCGCGAACCGGAAGCACGCAAGGCCTTGAGTCAGGCACTGGAAGCGGCGGCTGGTGGCGTGATGCAGCCGTTTGACGCACTGATCAGAGAACATCCGGACTGGTTGCGCAGCCAATTGCATGCTTCGCCGGCACTGGCAGGACAACCGTTACTGGCGCATTTTCCGCTGGTGGCGACTCGGCCAGTGGTCGAGTCCACCGCAGCCGAACAACTCAGCAGCCGAGAGCTGGCGGTGCTGCGTTTGATTGCCCAGGGCTGTTCCAATCAGGAAATTAGCGAACAGCTGTTCATTTCACTGCACACCGTGAAAACCCATGCCAGCCATATCAACAGCAAGCTGGGCGTTGAGCGGCGTACTCAAGCCGTGGCCCGGGCCAAGGCCCTCGGAGTCCTGAGCTAG
- a CDS encoding DUF1329 domain-containing protein, giving the protein MKITKSLFHAGVLGLSLLATSVMAAVPAAEADKLGKSLTPMGAEMAGNADGSIPAWKPLPKNAGTVDSKGFLSDPFGSEKPLFTITAQNVDQYKDKLAPGQYAMFKRYPDTFKMPVYPSHRGSTVPDGVFAAIKKNATTTNLVAGGNGLENFDTAVPFPIPKSGLEVIWNHITRYRGGSVTRLVTQATPQTNGSFSLVYFQDQFVFRDKMKDYDPANPGNILFYFKQKVTAPARLAGTVLLVHETLDQVKEPRKAWVYATGQRRVRQAPQVSYDGPGTAADGLRTSDNLDMYNGAPDRYDWKLEGKKEIYIASNSYKIDSPTLKYTDIIKAGHINQDLTRYELRRVWHVVATLKPGQRHIYAKRDFYIDEDTWQAAVIDHYDGRGQLWRVAEAHAEDYYDKQVPWYALEALYDLQSGRYLALGMKNEEKSAYDFGFSATKSEFQPGNLGQDGIR; this is encoded by the coding sequence ATGAAAATAACAAAGAGTCTGTTCCACGCCGGTGTTCTGGGATTGTCGTTGCTGGCGACCAGCGTCATGGCGGCCGTTCCCGCCGCCGAAGCCGACAAGCTGGGCAAGAGCCTGACCCCGATGGGCGCCGAAATGGCCGGTAACGCCGACGGCTCGATCCCGGCCTGGAAACCGCTGCCGAAAAATGCCGGCACGGTCGACAGCAAGGGCTTCCTGTCCGATCCGTTTGGCAGTGAAAAACCGCTGTTCACCATCACTGCGCAGAACGTCGACCAGTACAAGGACAAGCTCGCTCCGGGCCAGTACGCGATGTTCAAGCGTTATCCGGACACTTTCAAAATGCCGGTCTACCCGTCCCATCGCGGTTCGACCGTGCCGGATGGCGTGTTCGCCGCCATCAAGAAAAACGCCACCACCACCAATCTGGTCGCTGGCGGCAACGGTCTGGAAAACTTCGACACGGCTGTGCCGTTCCCGATTCCGAAAAGCGGTCTGGAAGTGATCTGGAACCACATCACCCGCTATCGCGGGGGCAGCGTGACCCGTCTGGTGACCCAGGCGACCCCGCAAACCAACGGCTCGTTCAGCCTGGTGTATTTCCAGGACCAGTTCGTGTTCCGCGACAAGATGAAGGACTACGATCCGGCCAACCCGGGCAACATCCTGTTCTACTTCAAGCAGAAAGTGACCGCGCCGGCCCGCCTGGCCGGTACCGTGCTGCTGGTGCACGAAACCCTCGACCAGGTGAAGGAGCCGCGCAAGGCGTGGGTCTACGCGACCGGTCAGCGTCGCGTGCGCCAGGCACCGCAAGTGTCCTATGACGGTCCGGGTACTGCCGCGGACGGTTTGCGTACCTCCGACAACCTGGACATGTACAACGGTGCGCCGGATCGCTATGACTGGAAGCTTGAAGGCAAGAAAGAAATCTACATTGCCTCCAACAGCTACAAGATCGATTCGCCGACCCTCAAGTACACCGACATCATCAAGGCCGGCCATATCAACCAGGACCTGACCCGCTACGAGCTGCGTCGCGTCTGGCACGTGGTGGCAACCCTGAAACCGGGTCAGCGTCACATCTACGCCAAACGTGACTTCTACATCGACGAAGACACCTGGCAGGCAGCGGTCATCGACCATTACGACGGTCGCGGTCAGCTGTGGCGTGTGGCCGAGGCGCATGCCGAGGACTACTACGACAAGCAGGTTCCGTGGTACGCGCTGGAAGCCCTGTATGACCTGCAATCGGGCCGCTACCTGGCACTGGGCATGAAGAACGAAGAGAAATCGGCGTATGACTTCGGCTTCTCTGCCACCAAAAGCGAATTCCAGCCGGGCAACCTGGGCCAGGACGGTATCCGCTAA